AAACTAATGCTACCGGTAAAACTACAGCGTAGAACGCGAACATTTGACCGGCATAACCCAGAGCGAGAATAAAACCTTCCGGATAGAAAAGGGAGAAAAGCACTGGGGGAATAAAGGTCATTAGACCTAATGAAATACGCCCTGCATGAATATCAAAAGATTGTTTGAGTAAGTCTTCAATACATTCTAATAAGCCTAATGCCACACCTAAGAATGAGGTTACTAACGCTAAAGTCGAGAAGATTTTTACTGCATTAGCAATAATTGGGCTTTGGGTGATTTCTAAGGTTGCTTTCACTAAGCCATTTAATGTAGCGTCTTCACGTAAAATTTGTAAAAACTCATTTTGGCTGAGTAAGCCGTGCGTAGAAAGCTGCCATAAAAAGTAAGCAAATAACGTGATGCCAGAACCCACTAAAATCGCAATGCGTAAGGATTTTACATTACCGTCTAAGTATTTATTTAAACTTGGAATGGAACCATGGAAACCAAATGCCGTGAAAAATACAGGGCTTGCAGAAATAATTAAAGCGTTATCAATTGGCATCGCCATTAAGTTATCAAATTTGATGTTCGGTAGCATTAACGCGAGTACTAAGATAAAAGCAGCAATCATCACAAAGAATAACACGCGATTGATTTTATCTACACTGTGTGTGCCGATGACAATAAAACTACCGAAGAAAATGGTGAATACAAGCACCGCGATTTTGTTCATGGTGTCTTTATCGCCCATGGCTGGGAGTAAATCCATTAATAAGGAACCACCACCACTTACGTAAGCAGCAATTAAGGCATATAAGAAGACAATTAAAACCGCGGTGGAAATAATTCGCCCTGCTTTACCAAAATATTGAGCAGCAAGTGTGCCGATCCCCGCATCGCTGTCAGCGGTTTGATACAGTTCCACGAATAAAAGTGCGGTGAAAGTAAGCACTGCCCACAAGCCAATTAATAAGAAAACAGTTGCAGTTAAGCCAATTCCTGCAGAGGTCAGTGGCATTGCCAACATCCCCGCCCCAATCATGGTTCCTGCAACAAGTAAGGTACTTCCCACGGTCTTGTTCATTTTATCTTCCTTAGGTTGTAATAATAAATTTACGTTGATTGTATTTTAATCTTTACAGTGTGTAAAGTAGGGAAAACAAAATTCTTCTACAAAATGTACGGTAGAAATGACCGCACTTTCCCGATAAAATAGCCGGCAAATCAATTAAGACAAGAGACAATAGTAGGAGAGCGCTTATGATTTATAGTATGACAGCCTTTGCACGCCTTGAAATCAAGAAAGATTGGGGCGATGCAGTTTGGGAAATTCGTTCGGTTAACCAACGTTATTTGGAAAACTTTTTCCGCTTGCCAGAGCAATTCCGTGGCTTGGAAAATGCTTTGCGTGAGAAACTTCGTCAAAATCTCACTCGCGGTAAAATTGAATGCTCATTGCGTATTGATAGCAAAAAACAAGCAGCGGCTGAGATCAATTTAAATAAAGAATTAGCGAATCAAGTTATTCAATCTTTACAATGGATTAAGTCGCAAGCTGGCGAGGGCGAAATCAATTTAACGGATGTATTGCGTTATCCTGGCGTGGTGGAAGCGGCTGAGCAAGATTTAGATGCGATCAGTCAAGATTTGTTGACAGCTTTTGATGAGTTGTTGGTGGAATTTATTGCAATGCGTGGACGTGAAGGCGAAAAATTACAAGCTATTATTCAACAACGTTTAGATGGCATTACGGTAGAAGCCGAAAAAGTGCGGTCACAAATGCCGGCGGTTTTACAATGGCAGCGTGAGCGTTTATTGCAACGTTTTGAAGAAGCGAAAATTCAACTTGATCCACAACGTGTCGAACAAGAAATGATTTTATTGGCGCAACGTGTGGATGTGGCGGAAGAATTAGATCGTTTGCAAATGCACGTGAAAGAAACCAATAATATCTTGAAAAAAGGCGGGGCAGTGGGCCGTAAATTGGATTTTATGATGCAAGAGCTGAATCGTGAATCTAACACGTTGGCATCAAAATCCATTAATGCAGAGATCACCGCTTCTGCTGTGGAATTAAAAGTATTAATCGAACAAATGCGTGAGCAAATTCAAAACCTTGAATAGGAAAAATCATGGCAACATTTATTTCATTAAACCACTATGATTTGGTGGAAGTGGCGGGCGTGGATGCAGAGAAATATCTGCAAGGCCAATTAACTTGTGATGTGGTGAATTTAGCAGCTGGCGCTTCAACGCTTACAGCACATTGCGATCCTAAAGGCAAAATGAATTCGTTATTCCGCTTAATTAAGCTTTCAGTAGAGCAGTTTTTGATTTTAATGCCGAAAACTTTATTGGCTCCACTCGATCATTTAAAAAAATACGCGGTGTTTTCAAAAGTCACTTTCCAAGTATTGGATTGGCAAATTGTCGGCTTGATTGGTGAAAAGTGCGGTCGAATTCATGCGCAGATTGAATTAGATATTGATGAAAACCGTGCAATTTTGATCAATCCAACACCGTTAGATGTCACTTTTAATGGCGATGAAAAACAATGGCTTTGTGCGGATATTCAAGCGGGCTTACCAAGCTTGAGCGCGGAAACGCAA
The sequence above is a segment of the Haemophilus parainfluenzae genome. Coding sequences within it:
- a CDS encoding YicC/YloC family endoribonuclease — translated: MIYSMTAFARLEIKKDWGDAVWEIRSVNQRYLENFFRLPEQFRGLENALREKLRQNLTRGKIECSLRIDSKKQAAAEINLNKELANQVIQSLQWIKSQAGEGEINLTDVLRYPGVVEAAEQDLDAISQDLLTAFDELLVEFIAMRGREGEKLQAIIQQRLDGITVEAEKVRSQMPAVLQWQRERLLQRFEEAKIQLDPQRVEQEMILLAQRVDVAEELDRLQMHVKETNNILKKGGAVGRKLDFMMQELNRESNTLASKSINAEITASAVELKVLIEQMREQIQNLE
- a CDS encoding aromatic amino acid transporter, with the translated sequence MNKTVGSTLLVAGTMIGAGMLAMPLTSAGIGLTATVFLLIGLWAVLTFTALLFVELYQTADSDAGIGTLAAQYFGKAGRIISTAVLIVFLYALIAAYVSGGGSLLMDLLPAMGDKDTMNKIAVLVFTIFFGSFIVIGTHSVDKINRVLFFVMIAAFILVLALMLPNIKFDNLMAMPIDNALIISASPVFFTAFGFHGSIPSLNKYLDGNVKSLRIAILVGSGITLFAYFLWQLSTHGLLSQNEFLQILREDATLNGLVKATLEITQSPIIANAVKIFSTLALVTSFLGVALGLLECIEDLLKQSFDIHAGRISLGLMTFIPPVLFSLFYPEGFILALGYAGQMFAFYAVVLPVALVWKARKIHPNLPYRVWGGKALLVLVLVLGVIITSIPFAIRAGYLPFVVG
- a CDS encoding folate-binding protein YgfZ; translated protein: MATFISLNHYDLVEVAGVDAEKYLQGQLTCDVVNLAAGASTLTAHCDPKGKMNSLFRLIKLSVEQFLILMPKTLLAPLDHLKKYAVFSKVTFQVLDWQIVGLIGEKCGRIHAQIELDIDENRAILINPTPLDVTFNGDEKQWLCADIQAGLPSLSAETQNEFIPQALNLQAIEQAISFTKGCYIGQETVARAKYRGANKRAMYVLSGETTVTPKIGSEIEMQLETAWRKTGTIVSAVNFDGVLWLQVVMNNDLEEGTHFRLPEDGTVLKIKSLPYSINN